Below is a genomic region from Isosphaeraceae bacterium EP7.
CAGAAGGTCCAGGCGCTCAAGACGACCAAGCAGGCCGAGCTCGACAAGATCGAGGCCGAGATCAAGGCCGCCGAGCAGACCCAGGCCGACAACAGCCGGAATATCAAGCTCCAGGACCGCGAGCTACGCCGGCTGGAGGGGACCTTCCAGGACCTCGACACCGCAGCCCGGTTCCAGAAGGCCGAGCTTGACAGCCTGCGCAGCCTCTATGACGGCATGATCGACCGCGGCGAGGAGCGCGAGGCCCGCGCCTACATCGCCTCGACGATCGTCCCCGCCGAGGCCAAGCTCGCCGAGGTCAAAGGCAAGCTCGAAGGGGCCACCAAGGTCCTCGCCGCCGGCAAGGCGAAGCTGTCCGACCTGAAGGGCAACATCACCGCCCTGGAGAAGAAGCGGGACGACATCCGCCGAGAGGTCGACCGCGCCGGCCGGGTGCTGGCGCAGAAAGAGGCCCAGTTCTTCGGGCCGATGGCGTTCGTCCGCGGCCTGCCCGGACTCGACCTGGCCGCCTCGCCCACCAGGATCCAGCAGATCAGCCTGCCCGACCTGACGATCAACTACAACTTCAAGGATGTGCCCCGGTACGACCGCTGCACCACCTGCCACCAGGGCATCGACCGACTTGGCTATGACGTCGCCCCCGACGGCAAGACGCCGATGAAGGAGATCAACCCCGCCTTCGCCGCGCACCCGCACCTGACCGACGGCGCGACGACCATCGACCCCACCGGCAAGGTGGTTCCCGCGGGCCTCTACCTGGACAGCAACGGGCCGCACGGCATCAACAAGATGGGCTGCACCATCTGCCACGGCGGGCAGGGGTCGGGCACCGACTTCACCTACTCGTCGCACGAGCCGAACGACCCCGAGCAGAAGCACAAGTGGGAGCAGGACCACGCCTGGCGCGAGATGCACCACTGGGACGAGCCGATGCTCCCCAGCCGGTTCATCGAGTCCAGCTGCATCAAGTGCCACCACCAGGTCACCGACGTCCCCGACGCCAAGAAGCTCCAGGCCGGCTTCGAGCGGATCACCAAGTACGGCTGCACCGGCTGCCATACCATCGGCGGGGAGGGCTCCTTCGGCCCCGACCTGACCGACGCCCGGCAGGTCGGCCCGAACCTAAAGCACCTCGCCTCGAAGGTCTCCAAGGACTGGACCGCCCGCTGGATCAAGAACCCGCACGCCTTCCGCCCCGACACGCGGATGCCCCGGTTCTATGACGTGAGCAACAACGCCTCGGCCAAGGACCAGCCCAAGGTCGCCGCCGAGGTGCACGCCATGACCCACTACCTCTTCTCGGTGAGCAAGCCCCCCGAGGGGTTCGTCGACGTCCCCGCCAAGGGAGACGCCGCGAAGGGCAAGGAGACGTTCCTCCAGAAGGGATGCCTCGCCTGCCACGCCCACAAGGAGACCGGCCCGGCCACCCTGCCCGAAGGGGCCAAGGAGTATGCCTCGGCCGACTTCGGACCGAACCTGTCGAACATCTCGGCCAAGTTCGGCTCCAAGGACGACGGCTTCCGTTGGCTGGCCAACTGGGTCAAGGCGCCCGAGGCCTACCACGCCAAGAGCCTGATGCCCAACCTGCAACTTTCATGGCAGGACTCGGCCGACATCGCCGCCTGGATCCTCTCAATCCCCGGCGAGTGGCCCGGACAGGTCGCCCTCGAGGCGCTCGACTCGCCCGAAGTCTCGAAGGGGCTCGACGAGCTGGTCAAGCTGTACAAGAGCAAGACCGAGGCGATCTCGGAGCTTGACGGCAAGGTCGCGGCCATGACCCGCGATGACAAGCTGATGTTCCTGGGCAAGACGACCATCGGTCGGCTCGGCTGCTTCGGCTGCCACAACATCGCGGGCTTCGAGGCCTACAAGCCGATCGGCACCCCGCTCAACGGCTGGGGGGCCAAGAGCCCGACGAAGCTCGACTACGGCCACATCGCCGAGTACTTCATCGACCAGGTTCCCGACGACCACGGCAACCGCGACGGCACCGACCACTACTACCAGGAGAAGATCGAGGAGCACACGCGCTCCGGCTTCCTCTACCAGAAGCTCCACCGCCCGCGCAGCTACGACTTCAAGAAGACCAATGAGGACGTGAAGGCCTGGGACGAGCGGCTCCGCATGCCGCAGTTCAGCTGGGCCAACGACCCCAAGGCCATCGAAGAGGTCATGACCTTCGTCCTCGGCCTGACCGGGGAGAAGATCGCCTCGAAGTACCTGCCGGCGACCACCGCCACCCCGGCCTCGAACGCCGTGGCCGAGGGCCGCAAGCTCCTGAGCCGGTATAACTGCACCGGCTGCCACGT
It encodes:
- a CDS encoding c-type cytochrome, which translates into the protein MTLSIVWMIMADHLRPWKQTQRAFHVVEDEKLRVAEQQKVQALKTTKQAELDKIEAEIKAAEQTQADNSRNIKLQDRELRRLEGTFQDLDTAARFQKAELDSLRSLYDGMIDRGEEREARAYIASTIVPAEAKLAEVKGKLEGATKVLAAGKAKLSDLKGNITALEKKRDDIRREVDRAGRVLAQKEAQFFGPMAFVRGLPGLDLAASPTRIQQISLPDLTINYNFKDVPRYDRCTTCHQGIDRLGYDVAPDGKTPMKEINPAFAAHPHLTDGATTIDPTGKVVPAGLYLDSNGPHGINKMGCTICHGGQGSGTDFTYSSHEPNDPEQKHKWEQDHAWREMHHWDEPMLPSRFIESSCIKCHHQVTDVPDAKKLQAGFERITKYGCTGCHTIGGEGSFGPDLTDARQVGPNLKHLASKVSKDWTARWIKNPHAFRPDTRMPRFYDVSNNASAKDQPKVAAEVHAMTHYLFSVSKPPEGFVDVPAKGDAAKGKETFLQKGCLACHAHKETGPATLPEGAKEYASADFGPNLSNISAKFGSKDDGFRWLANWVKAPEAYHAKSLMPNLQLSWQDSADIAAWILSIPGEWPGQVALEALDSPEVSKGLDELVKLYKSKTEAISELDGKVAAMTRDDKLMFLGKTTIGRLGCFGCHNIAGFEAYKPIGTPLNGWGAKSPTKLDYGHIAEYFIDQVPDDHGNRDGTDHYYQEKIEEHTRSGFLYQKLHRPRSYDFKKTNEDVKAWDERLRMPQFSWANDPKAIEEVMTFVLGLTGEKIASKYLPATTATPASNAVAEGRKLLSRYNCTGCHVLEMPKYTIAGATKFEEAFPTFETNVRVAYNARQTDYLAELYPKLTYDPKTQPTIGPVDGKPITFEAMPTGTFENELTVTLWRPTTIRGFTFNVGDTLTLDSTKVAKTPAVGGDFAWLSAAYQAEKTGTDYATFWNRLPPPLLREGLKVQTPWLTSFLKDPYQIRPAANLRMPKFHFGRVDELGPAETAGLANYFAANDGAEFPYQAIPEREQGYLTEAEAKHANYLGGGWQLMTKGACVGCHSIGAFKPNGGPQVVNGPDLRQVNNRFRPGYLAEWLANPKRLVPYTAMPQNVPPNGPPAVGVPKSMEGQTWVQVKAMRDTLLNYVNAVESQLAGAAPAPAAAPAEAPAAPKAPGASE